A stretch of DNA from Candidatus Pseudomonas phytovorans:
TCGAGCGCCTGGAGAACGGCGAGTTGTCGCTGGAAGAGTCGCTGGCCGCCTTCGAGCAAGGCATCGCCCTGACCCGTGATTGCCAAGGTGCTTTGGCACAAGCCGAACAGAAGGTACAGATCCTGCTGGAACGCGACGGCGAACTGGCTGCACAGCCTTTCGACGCGGAGC
This window harbors:
- a CDS encoding exodeoxyribonuclease VII small subunit; amino-acid sequence: MARKKASLDFEQSLADLQTLVERLENGELSLEESLAAFEQGIALTRDCQGALAQAEQKVQILLERDGELAAQPFDAEPEA